One genomic segment of Komagataella phaffii GS115 chromosome 4, complete sequence includes these proteins:
- a CDS encoding Mitochondrial membrane localized inositol phosphosphingolipid phospholipase C produces the protein MSLKLLTFNTWGLKYVSKHRQERLRAIADELADDTKHDYDIVALQEVWCDEDWEYLTTKCNKKYPHSRRFYAGIIAGPGLCVLSRIPIESTFLYRFPINGSPSAFFRGDWYVGKSVGVIKLAPLREGGRPIALLNSHMHAPYALNGSASYLCHRTCQAWDFAHLAEALRSSGYAVVVVGDLNSRPGSIPYRIFQQIGQLSDSWELVHGTIDSKVVAQLSPEEQVITAGTTCDSLLNTWRLKCAPQSAARLDFALVSADRIKPTSAKVVFTTPIPNVGSYSDHFAYATTLEILNLDAPFNKSRSSPSSIAAEPALYRDIIAVLDAYQKTWRRQVKWRSFHVFVSILVIIGLHVSVTLVSFIAPWSSVLFLFTSTLITVLAVTNFFIVALFLPSERRNIIEVRQEVLDRLRLVKE, from the coding sequence ATGTCTCTCAAACTCCTAACTTTCAACACTTGGGGTTTGAAGTACGTATCTAAGCATCGGCAAGAAAGGTTAAGAGCAATTGCTGATGAATTAGCTGATGATACCAAACATGATTATGACATTGTTGCTCTGCAGGAGGTTTGGTGTGATGAAGACTGGGAATATTTGACGACAAAGTGCAATAAGAAGTATCCTCATAGCCGCAGATTTTATGCTGGTATAATAGCTGGTCCGGGTTTGTGTGTACTGTCTCGTATTCCCATAGAGTCCACGTTTTTGTACAGGTTTCCAATCAATGGAAGTCCTTCTGCATTCTTTAGGGGCGACTGGTATGTCGGCAAAAGTGTAGGCGTTATCAAACTGGCCCCGTTGAGAGAAGGTGGCAGACCTAttgctttgttgaactcTCACATGCACGCTCCTTATGCCCTGAACGGTAGCGCCAGCTACTTATGCCATCGAACCTGCCAGGCCTGGGATTTTGCTCACCTTGCTGAAGCGTTACGCTCAAGCGGTTATGCTGTTGTGGTCGTTGGTGACTTGAATTCAAGACCAGGAAGTATTCCATATCGTATTTTCCAGCAAATTGGGCAACTTTCAGATTCGTGGGAATTGGTACATGGCACCATAGATTCGAAAGTAGTGGCGCAGCTATCACCAGAAGAGCAAGTTATTACTGCTGGTACCACCTGTGATTCTTTACTCAATACCTGGCGGCTGAAATGTGCCCCTCAAAGTGCCGCAAGGCTTGATTTTGCGTTGGTGAGTGCAGATCGTATCAAGCCCACATCCGCCAAGGTTGTATTTACCACCCCAATTCCGAACGTTGGATCTTATTCAGATCATTTTGCATATGCGACAACACTTGAAATACTCAACTTGGATGCTCCTTTTAATAAATCTCGATCGTCACCGTCTTCTATTGCAGCTGAACCAGCATTATATCGTGATATTATTGCTGTCTTGGATGCTTATCAAAAAACCTGGAGACGTCAGGTAAAATGGAGATCTTTTCACGTCTTTGTTTCAATTTTAGTCATTATTGGATTGCATGTTTCCGTAACATTAGTCTCTTTCATAGCCCCATGGTCTAgtgttctttttcttttcacGTCAACATTAATAACTGTGCTTGCGGTTACCAACTTTTTCATCGTTGCACTTTTTTTACCTTCCGAGCGACGGAATATAATCGAAGTCCGTCAGGAAGTTTTAGACAGATTGAGGCTCGTTAAAGAATGA
- a CDS encoding Acetylated, cis-golgi localized protein involved in ER to Golgi transport, translated as MFSLAKRLFTSSLATDHYFSLAGNINEGLRILNVENESIGYQMGFESWFDYILSLNGFEVRQLANKDFSKFVEMVVANIDNGRDLVFTVWSAKGGTIRQISVPFTTYSNNDADETESLEEIKLDDNSNVARFSKYKKLGISVQLTSLETATYVWHVLDTLPNSPGHSANLLPGSDYIIGAQDGLLAMGGEELLGQTLYSVYSTNRENATLVLYVYNQIHNVVRPVTIYPNRNWGGIGLLGCDVGYGFLHRIPEVKSEAQNQIAATGPIKQSFTLSSNNSAETELSQLTKRELTSLDGKAVSSESSDTITDSQLHQFSDDLTDNLKNQLKIDESSKHEDIPMPPSIAKVSTKIQLDCPISNDSNPLIATPYHARKKRHRHKVDLAEHIDEQKESLKEGPYNNNVLIPASPRILNRG; from the coding sequence ATGTTCAGTCTTGCTAAACGACTATTTACTTCATCATTAGCGACAGATCATTATTTCAGTTTGGCCGGAAATATCAATGAAGGGCTGCGTATACTGAATGTCGAAAATGAAAGTATTGGATACCAAATGGGATTTGAGTCATGGTTTGACTACATTCTGTCACTAAATGGGTTTGAAGTCAGGCAACTAGCTAATAAagacttttcaaaatttgtAGAAATGGTAGTTGCAAATATTGACAACGGAAGAGATCTTGTGTTTACAGTTTGGAGTGCCAAAGGAGGTACAATTCGACAAATTTCTGTTCCCTTTACAACGTACTCCAATAATGATGCAGATGAAACAGAAagtcttgaagaaatcaaattgGATGACAACTCAAATGTAGcaagattttcaaaataCAAAAAATTAGGAATTAGTGTTCAACTGACTTCATTAGAAACTGCAACTTATGTTTGGCATGTACTAGACACATTGCCTAACAGTCCTGGACATTCCGCTAATTTGCTACCTGGTAGTGATTATATCATAGGTGCCCAGGATGGGCTGTTAGCCATGGGCGGAGAAGAGCTTTTGGGACAGACTCTTTACTCTGTTTACTCCACCAATCGTGAGAATGCCACCCTTGTATTATACGTCTACAACCAAATACACAATGTGGTAAGACCGGTCACTATATATCCTAATCGCAACTGGGGCGGCATTGGATTGCTCGGTTGCGACGTAGGATATGGTTTCCTGCATCGAATACCAGAGGTTAAATCTGAAgctcaaaatcaaattgCTGCTACAGGACCGATTAAACAATCATTTACTCTGAGTTCTAATAATTCTGCTGAGACGGAATTGAGCCAACTCacaaaaagagaattgaCTTCTTTGGACGGCAAGGCTGTTTCCTCTGAAAGTTCGGACACTATCACAGATTCacaacttcatcaattttcagatGATCTTACTGATAATTTAAAAAATCAACTCAAGATAGATGAGTCCAGTAAACATGAAGACATTCCCATGCCTCCGTCAATAGCGAAAGTATCTACAAAAATACAGCTTGATTGCCCCATatcaaatgattcaaatCCTTTGATAGCTACCCCTTACCATGCCCGTAAGAAGAGACACAGACACAAAGTTGACTTGGCTGAACACATCGATGAACAAAAGGAAAGTCTAAAAGAAGGACCATATAATAATAACGTCCTTATACCCGCCTCACCACGCATACTAAATCGGGGTTAA
- a CDS encoding Specific translational activator for the COX1 mRNA, whose product MISRQIRRHTLRLRLEFCIRTTNKTGLECDAPAVSMVRSFRIWNFSEKRACDTKQDLALYRNSVIPQNSLSAQEKAQLTQFMVIMDLRTDDNIHRVANKQQILDELFHLMLTSSQYSKKYANLIRNYSASIARIFYRNAEYEKCYECLRLSRNSDISPAIYAGTLLMLGKELEFESFICGRSILTQCSIHQVDQLIRTVVQFYSNNKLDWEKSLRYWALICYRIYGHLELLDNQVYRQNLVALGTILDGYFLSCRVTANAQKRTKYIKLDEGKFSNLIGDLDTVTFAQLLTTIMKHCVYHGDRPKRLEFVLKLWRFKKERKLPLVSQDLTSSMRALVEFNQFEDAFRLHELHPELHDDSQFDSLLRCHGSLNEWNKMQKQFEDLFGKGELPSIYHYGIVMNALGNRGEIKAVEMLYEQLLTRGMIPNAHILAALMKCQITYGDFEGAIQTFNDKFSQFNIRKNGYIYWLIFQAYKGLGNIHEPFEIVKQLVKSDRIQTLSHKDLLPLMGICRRLGDHLNASFLYFRFFPSIGIQPNLKMTLEFIETCLKARKLGLADFLIKKILKSFHNSDRFSTNFHNSIINFHLTSKNYQKAIRHFNENMIQNPKIKPNGRTFGLLIEILILAKRFKQVCKLFVTMQKWVVPSEYHYATAMRTALKLGNGKLALKYYNQMLFKKVSPGLSSYVYLIRALISNVPVNKDEVLNSKTQSVITSILDDLIEQKKKETLSQPIKYLPLQLVVPFIKNISSYLFLEALLAIYAEEANWQIFELIFDLYVKSLATQLNRPVEKDSDFSDSNVRAAYLVANRLSTVWAVKLRHMIQVKNYKSIIPLLRHLESIGFKLSNYAMNETARSLLIHHTTLEDALEFIEGRLIKGYLFLKSKRKLVREKQSELDRSALQTMLRLRPHTSYYLSGATYFQTLRAIEKFISQRVEGKERAQVLMRFKHLYPMTMARYDDNISQLDEWERITQENRSLDFKIKKKNPAVRPERLVPHVLQTKKNTANDDGEPVSPVHIEARHN is encoded by the exons ATGATTTCCCGACAGATAAGGAGACATACTCTACGGCTTCGATTGGAGTTTTGCATAAGAACCACTAATAAAACTGGACTTGAGTGTGATGCCCCTGCTGTCTCCATGGTGCGTTCTTTTCGAATTTGGAATTTCTCAGAGAAGAGAGCATGTGATACTAAACAAGATTTGGCTTTGTATCGCAATTCAGTCATACCCCAAAACTCTCTGTCTGCTCAAGAGAAAGCTCAACTAACACAGTTCATGGTTATTATGGATTTGCGAACAGATGACAATATTCACAGAGTAGCAAATAAACAACAAATATTGGACGAGCTATTCCATTTGATGTTGACAAGCTCTCAATACTCAAAAAAATATGCAAATTTAATAAGGAACTACAGTGCCTCTATTGCTAGAATATTCTACCGCAATGCGGAGTATGAGAAATGCTATGAATGTCTAAGGCTGAGCAGGAATAGTGATATAAGTCCGGCCATATACGCAGGCACCCTTTTAATGCTTGGAAAAGAACTGGAGTTTGAGTCTTTTATTTGTGGAAGGAGTATTCTTACCCAATGTTCTATTCAccaagttgatcaactaATTAGAACGGTGGTTCAATTTTACTCTAATAACAAACTCGACTGGGAAAAATCTCTCAGATATTGGGCGTTGATATGCTATCGCATTTATGGACACCTTGAATTACTTGACAACCAAGTTTACAGGCAAAACTTAGTTGCTCTTGGCACAATATTAGATGGATACTTCTTGAGTTGCAGGGTCACAGCAAATGCacaaaaaagaaccaaaTACATCAAGTTAGACGAAGGTAAGTTTTCCAATTTAATTGGTGATCTTGATACAGTTACTTTTGCTCAACTATTGACGACAATAATGAAGCACTGCGTTTATCATGGTGATAGACCCAAAAGACTGGAGTTTGTCTTGAAACTTTGGCGATTTAAGAAGGAGAGAAAGCTTCCTTTGGTTTCACAAGATTTAACTTCTTCTATGAGAGCACTAGTTGAGTTTAaccaatttgaagatgcaTTTCGATTGCATGAATTACATCCAGAACTACACGATGATAGTCAATTTGACAGTCTTCTAAGGTGTCATGGCTCTTTGAACGAATGGAATAAAATGCAAAAGCAGTTTGAGGATCTTTTTGGTAAAGGAGAACTACCTAGCATTTACCATTATGGGATTGTGATGAATGCCCTTGGGAATCGTGGAGAAATCAAAGCTGTTGAGATGCTGTATGAACAACTGTTAACCAGAGGCATGATTCCAAATGCTCATATTTTAGCAGCATTGATGAAATGTCAAATCACTTATGGTGATTTTGAGGGGGCGATCCAAACTTTTAACGACAAGTTTAGCCAGTTCAATATTCGCAAAAACGGCTACATTTATTGGCTTATCTTCCAAGCTTACAAAGGTCTCGGTAATATACATGAACcctttgaaattgttaAACAGCTTGTTAAATCAGATCGTATCCAAACCCTCTCTCATAAAGACTTACTTCCCCTGATGGGAATATGCAGAAGGCTTGGGGATCACTTAAATGCTTCCTTTTTGTACTTCCGATTCTTTCCCTCAATTGGAATACAGCCGAACCTTAAGATGACCTTAGAATTTATTGAAACATGTCTCAAAGCACGAAAATTGGGTTTAGCTGATTTTCTTAtcaagaaaattttgaagagcttTCACAACAGCGATCGTTTTTCAACCAACTTTCATAATAGCATTATAAACTTTCATTTGACCTCTAAAAACTATCAGAAGGCAATCCGCCATTTTAACGAGAACATGATTCAAAACCCAAAAATCAAACCTAATGGTAGAACTTTTGGCCTTCTTATAGAAATCCTAATACTAGCAAAGCGATTCAAACAAGTATGCAAACTATTTGTCACTATGCAAAAGTGGGTAGTCCCATCCGAATATCACTATGCTACCGCTATGAGGACCGCTTTGAAACTTGGTAACGGGAAACTGGCTTTGAAGTACTACAATCAGATGCTTTTTAAGAAAGTTTCTCCTGGTCTTTCGTCGTATGTTTATCTTATCCGTGCGCTTATAAGTAACGTTCCGGTTAACAAGGATGAAGTCCTCAACAGCAAAACACAATCAGTCATAACAAGTATACTAGATGATCTTATtgagcaaaagaagaaagagacTCTGTCTCAGCCTATTAAATATCTTCCTTTGCAGTTGGTGGTACCTTTTATTAAAAA CATTTCCAGTTATTTATTCTTAGAAGCTCTACTTGCAATCTATGCAGAAGAAGCCAATTGGCAAATTTTTGAGCTAATTTTCGATCTGTATGTCAAAAGTTTGGCGACACAGTTAAACCGCCccgttgaaaaagattcGGACTTTTCAGATTCGAATGTTCGTGCAGCTTATCTTGTGGCAAATAGGTTGTCTACTGTGTGGGCCGTTAAGCTGAGGCATATGATACAGGTTAAGAACTACAAATCTATCATTCCTCTCTTACGTCATTTAGAATCAATCGGCTTCAAGCTTTCGAACTATGCCATGAATGAAACAGCTAGATCGCTTTTGATACATCACAccactttggaagatgccTTAGAGTTTATTGAAGGTCGTTTGATCAAAGGTTatctttttctgaaatcTAAGAGAAAATTGGTAAGAGAAAAACAATCCGAGTTGGACAGGTCAGCTCTCCAAACTATGTTGCGCCTCAGGCCGCATACTTCCTATTACTTGAGCGGAGCAACATACTTTCAGACACTGCGTGCGATAGAGAAATTTATATCTCAGCGCGTTGAAGGTAAGGAGCGTGCTCAAGTTCTCATGAGGTTTAAACATTTATATCCCATGACTATGGCCCGATATGATGATAATATATCGCAACTTGACGAATGGGAACGGATAACGCAGGAGAACAGGTCgcttgatttcaaaatcaaaaagaaaaacccTGCAGTTAGACCAGAACGATTGGTACCACATGTGTTGcagacaaagaagaatacTGCAAACGATGATGGGGAGCCTGTATCACCTGTACATATAGAAGCTAGACACAATTAA
- a CDS encoding Subunit of signal peptidase complex (Spc1p, Spc2p, Spc3p, Sec11p): MFNIIQRIQSLSNFYLTVSILLCIVTTVVSIISMFLDETSSIPAQLSNVVISTNLKYSRSFGSVGGRPKENSKILFDLDMDLAPLFNWNTKQLFVQLVAEYPTSVADDGAKVTYWDSIITEKKYARVHVNKQRGKYSVWDVSDSFQGRNATVKLKWNLQPYVGFLFFGQTKGEIEVAYPAT; the protein is encoded by the coding sequence ATGTTCAACATTATCCAACGGATACAGAGTTTGAGCAATTTTTATTTAACGGTTTCCATTCTATTATGTATTGTTACAACAGTTGTCTCAATTATTAGTATGTTCTTGGATGAAACGTCCAGTATTCCTGCCCAATTAAGCAATGTTGTAATATCAACAAATTTAAAGTATAGCAGATCGTTTGGTTCAGTCGGTGGTAGACCTAAAGAAAACTCCAAGATTTTATTTGATCTTGATATGGATCTGGCTCCATTATTCAATTGGAATACTAAACAACTGTTTGTACAATTGGTAGCAGAGTACCCTACCTCTGTTGCCGATGATGGTGCGAAGGTGACCTATTGGGATAGCATAATTACTGAGAAAAAGTACGCAAGAGTGCATGTCAATAAGCAGAGGGGAAAATACTCAGTTTGGGACGTGTCGGACTCCTTTCAAGGCCGCAATGCTACGGTTAAACTGAAATGGAACTTACAGCCCTATGTCGGCTTTCTATTCTTTGGACAAACTAAGGGAGAGATTGAGGTGGCCTATCCTGCAACATAA